In Paludibaculum fermentans, the genomic stretch CCGTGAAGGCAAACCCGTGGAAATCTCTTCGCCCCTCACCATCGCCGACGGCCTGCGCACCACCAAGCCCGGAGCGTTGAACTTCCCCATCATCCAGGAGCTGGTGGAAGACGTCCTCCTCGTCACGGAAGACGAGATCAAGGAGACCACGAAGTTCGTGATGACGAGAATGAAGCTGGTAGTGGAACCCAGCGGCGTAGTGGGCGCCTCGGCCGTCCTCCACAAGAAGCTGCCCCCCGGCCTGAACCGAGTAGCCGTGATCCTCAGCGGCGGTAATGTAGATCTGGAGGTGCTCGCCACGTTATGAAAGTCCGTCCCCCGGTGACGGCCGCCGTCCGCTTCCGCGAAAAGGCCGCCGAACTCAAGGAGCTTCCACTCGACCAGGTCTTCACCACCATCCACGACACCAATCTCTGGGGCGCGGAAGAGTCCGTCTCTGGGCTAGGCTCGGAGGATTCGGCTACACTGCGCTTGCGCACCGAACTCCCTAAGCTTCTGGCGGAGCTTCGAGCCGGGACCTTCCTCGACATCCCCTGCGGCGACTTCGGCTGGCTCAGCAAAGCCGACCTGCCCGTCCAGCGCTATATCGGAGCGGATCTTGTCGAAACCCTCGTCCAGGCCAACCGCACAAAGTTTGCCGGCCAGCCCGGCAGGGAGTTCTACAAACTCGACCTGTGCAGCGACCCGCTCCCGCAAGTCGACGTCGTCTTCTGCCGCGACTGCCTGGTTCACCTCTCGCTCGCGAACATCCGGCACGCCATCGACAACCTCAAGCGCAGCGGCTCCACCTGGCTGCTAACCACCACGTTTCTGGAATGCGAGCGCAACGAGGACATTCAGAACGGCGACTGGCGCATGTTGAATTTCGAGGTGGCCCCTTTCCATTGGCCGGCTCCGGCCAGGTTTCTTGTGGAAGGTTGCACGGAGGCAGGCGGCGGCTACGAGGACAAGGCGCTCGGTCTCTGGAAACTGGCCGATCTCCAAAGCGCCTGACGGCATCGATCGGTAGACACACGAAAGGGCCGGTCCTGGAACCGGCCCTGACAAACCAACGTGTATCGATCTACTTCTTCTTTGCGGGCGCCGCGGCCGGGGCCCCACCCATCGCCTTGTCGATCACGGCATACAGCCCGTCACCTTCAAAGATCGCCTTCAGTGACTCATCATAGACGAGGTCTGACCGGACGATGCCCTGCGCATCCACCACCAGCAGCGTAGGCAGGTTGATGCTCGGATTCTGCGGAGTGATCTTCAGCATCGCCGCCGTCGCCTGGCCGAAGTCGAACAGCACCGGATTCGTCACCTTGTACTTGGCAATGTAGGCCGAGACGCGCGTCGGATCGTCTGGCGGATTCACGATGGATAGCACGGCAATCTTGTCGCCATACTTCGCCTTCACCCGCTCCAGCGTCCGCGACAGCGTCTGGCAGTGCGGACAATCGGTCTTCATGATGTCGATCAGCAGTACCTTGCCGCGGAAATCGAGCACGTCGTAGTACTTGCCCGTCGCATCGGCGAGCGTGAAGCTGGCCACCCGCTTGCCGCTCAAAGGCCCGGCGAGGGCGCTCACCGCGAGCACGAAGAAGAGTAGAAGTTTTTTCATGTGTTATTCCTGGGCCAGCCTCGGCAGGCTCTCCTCATAGGGTGGACGTGCGACGCCCTTTTCTGTGAT encodes the following:
- a CDS encoding class I SAM-dependent methyltransferase, with the protein product MKVRPPVTAAVRFREKAAELKELPLDQVFTTIHDTNLWGAEESVSGLGSEDSATLRLRTELPKLLAELRAGTFLDIPCGDFGWLSKADLPVQRYIGADLVETLVQANRTKFAGQPGREFYKLDLCSDPLPQVDVVFCRDCLVHLSLANIRHAIDNLKRSGSTWLLTTTFLECERNEDIQNGDWRMLNFEVAPFHWPAPARFLVEGCTEAGGGYEDKALGLWKLADLQSA
- a CDS encoding TlpA family protein disulfide reductase, yielding MKKLLLFFVLAVSALAGPLSGKRVASFTLADATGKYYDVLDFRGKVLLIDIMKTDCPHCQTLSRTLERVKAKYGDKIAVLSIVNPPDDPTRVSAYIAKYKVTNPVLFDFGQATAAMLKITPQNPSINLPTLLVVDAQGIVRSDLVYDESLKAIFEGDGLYAVIDKAMGGAPAAAPAKKK